CTGGATGATAAGCCGGTCAGCATAACAACCATGGCGGGCGAGAACAGAGGAGCCTTGATGCAGTTAATTTCGGAATCGGACAAAAAGGAGGGATCAATCCACATCCGCCGCGGTTACAAGACCGACCCGGATGAGAGTCCCGAAGCCACCACCGACACGGAGGAGTCGTCAGAGCAGAAGGGCCCAAAAACTGAACAAGAACCCGAAATAGAGGCTTTCATTAACAGCAATGTCCAAACTCTCAACAACTCCTTGGTGTTCGACAGCTCGATTTCAGGGAGGAACCCAGGCGTTCAGGTGGAGTTCTCTGCCGACGATGCAGAAGAGGTCGAGCTGAGCAATCAGACCGAGACCCCAGAGACCCGCAAGGCTGAAGTTAGTGTCACTCCAAGCGAGAAGCTTATCCATGAACCAACCATAAGGCGAAGGTGCCTGAGAGGCCTCTTCCTGGAATCAAGCGACTCGGACCAGGATAATCCCACGAAGCCTCGGCGTCATGGCTGCCGCTACGGCTGCGGGGGGCCAACCAAAGGGAAAGATGTGGACGTCGCCTGACGACGCAGTAGTACCTCTTGGCTGAGACCCGCGCACACGACCGAAAAGGAAGTATCAGAAGCTTCGGTTCAATAAAAGTGATGTAAATAAAACACGCACAATAAGCTTGCAGGATCTGCCACTGATTCATGCAATGCAACCGTATAGATCATAAGCCGAGTGCCTTTGCGTGTATTGATCATATCATAGTACCATCAAACAAGGATTTCAGGCTTGTTGTGTTGACCCTACATTGCAAAGTCCCAAGTGTGTATGTTGGAGCAAGCGAATGATAGGGAGTGCATTGGGGTTTATGAAATGCTAAACTTGCTGTTAGTTGATGAATTCTACATTCTAATCACACATTAAACCGGTAACTACAGAGTTATGCGAAAACAATGCATTTTCTTGTGGAAAATTGCTGAAATTGGCTAGCACGCACGGTCCTGAATCCACATTATGCTGCACATCACAAGAGGAACGGATTCTAAGTCCTAATGTCTTCGTACTGTTATGTCTCaatcatttttagttaaatttcaTATGGCTTTCTCCATTTTAGGGTTAAGTACAGAATTAGTCCTTTAAGTTTCAgtatttttgcaatttggttTCGTAACTTTTGTTTTGTACAATGAAGTCCTCTAACGATTTGGATTTGTGCGATTTGGTCCTAGAAGTATTATTTTGTGCAATCACCTCCTCTAACTTTCTTAAttcatgcaatcaaatccttcgATTGATAAATAACGTGGCACTGCTTATGTAATAGAAAATGACAAGTGATGTATTTGGCaccaaataagcaaaaaaaaaaaaaaaaaaaaaacgcatggaaaaactagaaagaaattttctaatttgacACTATTAGTTAAAAGTGCGTAAACAAAGCACTCAATTGTATAATTCAAGAAAGTTAGATGATCAGATGCACaaaataaaacttagaggaCCAAGTTGCAAAAATTCAGAAAGTTAGAGGACTTGGTTGtacaaaataaaagttagagAACCAAATTACAAAAGCGCTAAAACTCAGAGGACTAAATCTATAATtaacacttttattttttatttttttatttctccttcttTGCATTATGTGGTTACTCATATTTAGGCGATTAATAGGTGGGTTGGACCAAATACAGGCCCAAAAGTCTTCATCCAACCTTCGTCTCAACCAACATTAAACTCTACTAATGAGAAAAGCGGACTTGGGTGCGGTCTAAAGTGGGGAAGTCCGGGTCCAAGAAGAAACTCATTTGCCTAGGCGTGCTGGTTTGTGCTTCGAGGTTGTTAGCACCGATCCATTATCAGGTCTACTCTTGCTTAAGTATCTAACAGGTGGGCATTATAAAAAGGACTATTTTCGATGAAGGATCAAGGGGGGCCAATACGGGCCATCTCTTTTACGCAAAAAAACTTGACTCTTAGGTTCCATTTATTCCATAGAGAATGTGattattctagaaaatattatctaagaagtcattttcagaaaaaagaaatgattatattttttgatattttgctaAGATCTGAAAAATaaccaaataatatttttttgttgtttgagaagaaaattcttatttaattttcctaaatagaCACACATTAATCAAGCGCTAGTGACTTACGCACGGATAGCCACCGGCACGGGCATTGGTCTTGGGTCCACCAAAACCAAACTCGAGGACTTAGTGCTTATGCCCAACTCCCCTGCGCCTTGGCCTGAGTCTACAGAGGCCAAGCCTAGTTCCCTGGTGCTCGAGCCTAAGTCCATCAAGGCTGAGCCCCAAACCTTGGTGCTTAGGACCGGGACTCCTGCACCCTAGCCAATTCGAGACTACAATTACTAGTGTGGGCGGCTGGGCACATGGGCCCATCCATTAGGGACCAAAGTACAAGCACCGATGTGACCTATTTGGATTAACCCACTCAAGGTATTGTCCATTTTACCTCGTCCACTACCTAGCATTACAATTTTGTCCTTTGGCATACATGCAGAAAGTCACCCATCCTTTTAGTGCATAAGCCTAAGCACACTTAACTTGTTATTACATTGAAGGGCATCTACATGAGTTAATTCCAGTTTTCACGTGTATCCTAGGCATGTCTCCCTATTTGGTGTGTAATTCGGTTCATTTTTGCCCCCACTCACCATCCAAGAAGCCTGCTAGAAGCCGTTCTTTGTTTGAGCCCTTTCACCTCAACAACCACTCTCGATCCTCATAGGCACGACCTCGATGGACCCAAGTCTAGGCGCTGGTGTCTTGAGCCTAGCATCAATGCATTGAGGTGTAGGCATAGGGGACCTATGCATGGGAATCTTGTGCCTACCCTCACTGGACTTGAGCTTCAGAGTCAAAGACTTGGGTACCGATGCTGAAGTTTGAGGCTTGGCCTTAATGGACTCAAGCACGATGGCTAGGGTCTTGGGCACAACCTCGATAGACTTAGGCCAAGGCGTCGAGGTCCCGAGTTCAACCTTGATGTACCTAGGTTCGAGTGCCAAGGACTCGGCCCCACTACCAAGGGCCCTATAATGAGTAATAAGGTTCCCATTCCCAAGTGCAGAATTTCTTATTCAAGCATCATTATCTAAttgtattttataaaataatttctaatttatttaaagaggaaatcattttcctgaatttaaattttggtatgaaaatcttttcctttatccaagaaatattttctattgaccCATTCTCCTGAACAATTCAAACGTTGGAAAATGAGATGCTTTTCGCAAACTAAACGGAGCCTTAATGAAATattaacacacacacacacacacaagagATATATTTACTAAaggtcctaaaacttgtcatgaaagtactcacacacacacacaagagATATATTTACTAAaggtcctaaaacttgtcatgaaagtactcacacacacacacacaagagATATATTTACTAAaggtcctaaaacttgtcacgaaagtgcaattgagtcttaaaacttgcaaaaagtgtaattaagtcctaaaacttatcaaattagttcaattaagtCATTATGTTAACTCTATCTAGTTTGGTTAacggaaaatgttgacgtgactttttttaatattatctctCTCCTACGTGGCTAAACCATAAAATATAAGActaaaacaacatcattttggtcaaaatatgatttttaatattaattttatttaaattaaaatttaaaaatatgctaaaaagaaaaagaaaaaaaagaagtcaggTGGTAGGGCTACAAGCCCCATCTCTGCTGTAGCCCCACCATCACCGGGATTGACCAACAAGGGTGGGGCGAGCCGATGGGGATCATCAAAGGGGGGGCAACCCTCGCCCTCGCCTGCCACCAATGGCAGCCCTTATCCAAGTCAGCATTGAAAATCggatttaaacaaaaaaagaaatattgttttGTCTCATATTTTATGATTTAGCCGCCTCATCGCCACCTAGGAGAGatgtaatataaaaaaaagccaCATCGGCATTTTCAGTTAGTTAAATTAGACGGAGTTAATAGgatgacttaattatactttcgtaataaattttatgacttttagtaaatatatccatatatataaatatattctaTAATTTATGAATGTGACATAACATTTTCTATAGCTAGACCAAGTTTTTGTTTCTGTCACCGTTTATTAACTGATTATTGAGTATCTCCTAAGTTTTTGTTTGAATGCACGAACGCGATCTTTTGTTGTGTCGGAACGATTTTTTCCACATGGGTTTCAGGGTCGATCTCAAATCTCACTTCCGGATCGTTCCACGGGGCCATGGTCAATGAAAACCCTACTCCAAGCCAACTTCCGAATCCTTATGATCTCTTCACAAGCCACTCACGAAAAGGTAGGAACACCTGGGGATATTCCGAAGTTAAACTTGACAATCTCTGCACGTGAAGAGTCTGAAGACTCCTGTCCAATAACACTGCTCCTATCCACGACACCCGCGTTTGAAACATCGTCAGAGCACACGAACACAGAAGGATACAGCTTCCCTAGTTTAAAAAGCCGATTGCTTTCCTCTAATGGCAATCAAGATTTCTGACGTTTACCTTAAGACTAGGGACATATATCTCCaaccaaataaatgaattaTCTCGCAAGCCGCCTCCGTAGGTCGTACGCCTCAACTCCTCgaactattattattattattattattattattattattattattattattgtttgcAGACTTATCTTTAATTTGATATGAATTGGGAATGTACACGAATTCGGATGATGGACTTGGGGCATCATTCATTGACGGCTGCTTCTGGGCTTTAGACAATAGCAGCCGCTTGGTCCCTCTCCTACGTTCCCAATAATTGCTGATCACCGCCGTCATTGTCAAGAAATCGGCCCCTCTCGTTTCGCAATTTCGTCCTATAAATAGAACGACACAGCTCATAATCATCTAATCACCCACATTTTTCATCATCTTCGCTTTTCATATCATAATTTCGACCCCAATAATATCCATTAGTAGTCGCACATCTTGAGTTGCGTCATGAGGAGTCGAGGGCAATTCATCCTCTACTTTCTCCTGGCTCTTTGGTCTACCGGCACGAACTTCTCTGAGGCGGGAATTGCGACTCGAGCTCCCAAAATCGGACGCCTCATCCGGGTTGAGCCCTCTGGGAAGGGGGACTTCACGAGGATACAAGACGCCATTGATGCCGTGCCGTCGAACAACTTAGAGCTCGTGTTCATACGGGTCGAGCCAGGGACGTACCACGAGAAAATCATGGTCCCGGTAGACAAGCCTTTCATAACTCTAAGTGGGAGGAGCGCGTCCAACACGATCATCACAGGGAGCGATAGTGGAGACATATTCGGTTCACCCACCGTTTCCATCCTGGCTTCCAACTTCGTCGGTCGTTATCTCACAATTCAGGTTCGTATGTACAGGCACGCTAAAAGCAACGACAACTTTGAATTCGTCTAAAGTGATTATTTAGTATTGCTTCATAATGAAGTTAAAAATGCAATTGTACATTATTGTCGAacataataatataacataGAACGAGGTTTTCAGAGTAACTTAGCTTAGTGATTCACATGGCCTACAAACAGATTGTCTAGCCAACATGATGTAATCGAACATAGATTGTCCTGTGCAtctcattttcatttatgaTTGGTTCAACTCGATGTTTTGATGTTTAGAATACTTATGGGTCGGGAGCAAAAGCCGTGGCATTGAGAGTGTCCGGCGATATAGTTACGTTTTTGGCgtgcagaatcacatctcacCAAGACACATTGCTTGACCACGTCGGGAGGCATTACTACAGCAACTGCTACATCGAAGGTGACGTGGACTTCATCTTCGGCAATGCTGCTTCTCTCTTTCGGGTATCATTTCATGCCAACAATTTGAACTCCATGGGGCAGATAGTCAtaatttctttcctctctctctttttcatgactattattattattattattattattattattattcgcCATTGTAGAAATGCCATGTGCATTCGGTGTCGCGAGGAGGAGGATTCATCACGGCCCAACACCGATCATCGCCGTCGGAGAACACAGGCTTCGTCTTCTTGGGCTGCACGATCACGGGCCTCACCAACACTTTCTTGGGCCGACCGTGGGGCCCATATTCGAGGGTCGTCTTCGCCCTCTCTTACATGTCTAGTGCCGTCCTCCCCCAGGGATGGGATGACTGGGGCGACGCATCCAAACAGAGGTAACCAACAATAGCAACAATGATAACAACAATAGCAATGTCATGCAATTCaattatttcgaaaataatgtcttttcttttctttaggaCGGCCTACTATGGGCAATATGAATGTTATGGACCGGGGGCCGACACGTCGAAGAGGGTTCCCTGGTCTCGTGTCCTTACTGGTGAGGAAGTGTCGCCCCTCTTGACAACGGATATGGTTGACCAACAAAGCTGGTTCAGAAATGCTCCATCTTTGTTCAACTGAGGCTAATGTCGGTTCAAAGAATGTTGTCGAAAATATTATATGTGTGTATGTAACgaaaaattactttaatttgCTTACATTGAAAATATGTGATGGTGAAATCCTTTTCTGTGTAATCTTGACCACGAGCGGAGTTTCCTTATAAGTTGTAATTTGTGCATTACTTAGACGAATCGCTAATAAAGATGCCTCATTATAACTTTTTCAAAGTCTAACAATGCagtaaaaatgatcattttaataGATCATTTGGAGACTAATGTTATGGAATCGATGATTTTCTCCCttctttattgaaaatttttgcaACTGTTGTTCAACATAAAACGCTCGAAAGCTAAGCAGACAAAGTGGATAATTTGCATAATCTTTCTCAAAACATCGCATATTGTATCCTTACGTATTGTTAATCCCTAAAAATGCACGTAAATTgcggtgtatatatataaaataggaCGCTGTGATTTGAGCATAAGAGTTGTTCGCACCTAAAACAACATGTCTGAACGGTAAGCAGATACAACGTAGTTTTTAATCTCCAGAAGTATGTCTGATGTTGAAAATCTACGGTGGAAGAATGCCTTGAAACTTTTGTCTGCGTTAAGGTCATGCGTCTCGCGCTCTACATGGAGTTTCGTTGACTCAGGTGAGCAGCCGATGTGCATTAAAAGGTTATATACCCAAAGATCTAAGTATCGAAGAGAACGTCTCCCATGCCTTATTCTTCTTGATCTTCTTGGACAGGGATTTGCTTGTCATTGCTGTGAGGTCCATGAATTTCACAGGTTTTTGAGTTTCACTTTGCTTGTCTGAAATGTATCTGATCTCAAATGCACGGGTCTactgaatttttttgtggtaataACACTTGTGTTTTTCGATCATTGTCATATAGTattcaattttgacaaattttgggCTGTTAAGCTTGGTAGAATCTGAGCTACAAGGTCTTGAATATGTGAAAGGTTGCTATGGTCgtattgttatttttaattgggTGGGAATCAAACAACTGAGAGGGGGACTATTGGGCAATTCTGTATAAACCGCCAATATTTGAAGGGCATGTGAAGGGTCAAACGCTTCCTAACCGAGGATGAGCCCGTGCATCACCTCATGACCCAAAACACTAGGTCAGCCTTTCTTCAATAAATAGTTTTCAAGGACAATATAAGGAATTGCATCCTTATAACGGAATGTACAACGCCCAATTTAGCTTGAGAATCCGGAAACTTGAGGGAGACATACAAATAATAACAGCAATTGGTTTTGGCTTGCTGTAGCCATAATTAAGAGAGTGATGTAAGCTCTCAATCAGTTTGTAGTCGCAAAACCAACCCTTGCCTTTAGATATCATTTAAGATGACAATTTTCCCATCTCTGAATTTTTAGCACAAACAACCTGTAGCACTCCCAACAATCAATTGTTTCAACCCTTCTCAATATCTCACGCCTCACCTCGATGTCACAAAACCCCTCTTTTCAGCCAACATTAATATGGGAGAAATTGGGTTGTGACATACGCCTCTCAATTCTACTTGCCAATCTCCCCAAGTGAAAAGCTCGAATCATCTAAATTGAAGCAAGTGATCAAGTGGACCAAACCCCAATCAGAAATCTAGTTCAGAGGGGACCAATCTTCCCTACACAGAGATAAGGGAAGAGATATCGAAGCTAGTTCACAAATTGACGACGGGGCAGGCGAAGAAGACTCGGGATGATAAGCCGATCAGCATAACAACCATGGAGGGCGAGAACCGAGGAGCCTTGACGCGGTTAAACTTCGGAATCGGCCAAAAAGGAGGGGTCAATTCACATCCACCGCCCGTTACAAGACCGACCCGGATGAGATCTCGAAACCACCACCGGTACGGCTGTGGGGGGacgaccaaaaagaaagatgTCAACGTCGCCTGACTGCGCTCTGCCTCGAGGCTCGACTGAGACCAGCGCACTCGAGCACAAAAGAAGATTTAAAACCTCCAATTCAATAAAAGTCATCTAAATAAAGCACGGACAACAAGCATGCGGGATCTGCCACTGATTTATGCAAAATGTATCGGAATGGATCATAAGCCGAGTGTCTTTGCGTGTATTGATCATATCATAGTACCAACAAACAAGGATTTCAGGCTTGTTGTGTTGATGCTGCATTGCAAAGTCCCAAGTTTGTCTATGTTAGAGTAAGCAATTGATAAGAGACTGCATCTGGGTATATTTGAAATGCTAAACTTTCTGTCCGTTGATGAATTCTACATCCTAATCACCCGTTAAACCAGTAACCACAGAATCACGCAAAAATGAAGCATTTTTTCGTAGGAAATTGCTGAAATTGGCTAGCACACGCAGTCCTTAATCCATATTATGCTGCACGTTACGAGAGCAACCGATTCTAAGTCTAATGTGATGTACTGTTATGTCCCAATCATTTTTAgttagggcctgcatgtttgtatttctttttttgttcatgaacaaattttatgtttttttgttcccgggaacaaaaaaaaaaaagaacataaacgcgtttgtttgcgtttttattcaaaacctatttttttgttccgggaacaaaattagaacagaaataaaaaacaaaaaaaaaaaaagttatttttttccataaacacttttgaagaacataTTTTCTCGCTcatctcttttctcctctttttttttttcttttttttctttggccggttgccagccatggccgaggcgggcgactggccaaaagaagaaaaaaaaaaaaaaaaaaattaaaaaaattaaaaaattaaaaagaaaaaaaaaaaaaagaatataaatttacaaaatatgtttctattcatttttattcccagaataagtttatcaaacgtgtCTTTCTGGTTAAAAAATGTTATCcgaaacagaaatagttttttctatttctgtttttcggaacaatttttgaacagaaacgtaaacaaacgcgcccttaaaTTCCATATGGCCTCTCCATTTTGTGCCTTCTTGCGTATCTTTTATGCCTGGTTTTAGGGTTAAGTACAGATTTAGTCTTTTTAACTTTCAACATTTGTGTGATTTGGTCTcgtaacttttgtttttttcaatgaagtcctctaaaaaattgaatttgtgcGATTTGGTACTTTAAGTTTTACTTTTTGCAATCAAATCATCTAACTTTCTCAAttcatgcaatcaaatccttctaTTGATTAATGACATGGGACATAAAGGTGATGCCTTTGGCACCAACTAAGcaggaaaaaaagtgaaaaaacaagaaagaaattcCTTATTTGATACTATTAGTTAAAAGAGCGTAAACAAAGCACTCGATTGTATAAATCAAGAAAGTCAGATGATCGGATTACACAAAACAAAAGTTAGAGGGTCAAATTGCACAAGCAAAGAGTTAGAAGACTTAGTTGtacgaaaaaagaagaagttagaggacttaattgtacaaaataaaagttagtgGACCAAATCATACAGACGCTAAGACTCATAGGACTAAATCTATACTTAATGTAGTTTTATTTCTCGTTCTTTGGTTGCTCGTACTTATACAATCCATAGGTCGGTTGGACCAAATATAGACCTAAAAGTCTTCATCCAAACTTTATTCTCAACCAACATTAAATTCTAATAATGAGAAAGCGGACTTGGGTACAGTCTAAAGTGAGCCTATGTGGGGAGGTCCGAGTCCGAGAATAAACTCATTTGCCTAAACTTTGCAGGTGTGTGTTCGAGCTTGTCAGCTCGAATGGAACCAACAGGCCACCACCTCCATAATCAGGTCTACTCTTGCTTAAGTATCTAATCGTTgggcataaaagaaaaaagaccatTTTCAATGAAGTATCAAAGGGGTTAGTACATGCTATCtcttttatgcaaaaaaaattgagaattaggctctatttgtttttgcaaaaatacaacattcctaaaaaataacttcatgcaagtcatttttcaagaaaacgataatattttttgatattttgatgaGATCTaaaaaagaactagaaaatAGTTTCTACTGTttggcaagaaaaaaattatttgattttcctaaatagaCATATATTAATCAAGCATTGGTGACTTGCACATGGACCGACACGGATTCTAACACAAGCACCATGGTCTCAAGCCCAAATCCCCAACTACGAGCACAAGCATTAGTCTTGGATTCGCCAAAATCGAGCTCAACAACTCGATGCTTGTGCCTAGCTCACCA
The window above is part of the Eucalyptus grandis isolate ANBG69807.140 chromosome 6, ASM1654582v1, whole genome shotgun sequence genome. Proteins encoded here:
- the LOC104451642 gene encoding putative pectinesterase 11, with protein sequence MRSRGQFILYFLLALWSTGTNFSEAGIATRAPKIGRLIRVEPSGKGDFTRIQDAIDAVPSNNLELVFIRVEPGTYHEKIMVPVDKPFITLSGRSASNTIITGSDSGDIFGSPTVSILASNFVGRYLTIQNTYGSGAKAVALRVSGDIVTFLACRITSHQDTLLDHVGRHYYSNCYIEGDVDFIFGNAASLFRKCHVHSVSRGGGFITAQHRSSPSENTGFVFLGCTITGLTNTFLGRPWGPYSRVVFALSYMSSAVLPQGWDDWGDASKQRTAYYGQYECYGPGADTSKRVPWSRVLTGEEVSPLLTTDMVDQQSWFRNAPSLFN